In one window of Helianthus annuus cultivar XRQ/B chromosome 17, HanXRQr2.0-SUNRISE, whole genome shotgun sequence DNA:
- the LOC118489098 gene encoding BSD domain-containing protein 1-like: MNFFQSVFSDDPEPSTPQPEPQTPENPNPSIPSITSAWTFGNNLIKTLASKSDSVIQTYRRDLHDFTSGIKQETAVIREAAVKAVNNLPSSLEAGAGFAQNSLESVGQAIDDIGATVTDIITHGKDSILAVDYSDSDNNNIIDDSKRISNSSSSVDLGFPKPYSRLDAQIRTIQSDMNTYLNEPEDVVEFNEWKLGFDVGEKVQEIDDVMKENDGVVGEIYREIVPARVDESSFWIRYFYRVNKVKKAEEARVRLVKRAIAGEDDEELSWDVDEDEYEENAEETEKETKILEKKDYEKKGVSESKNEDQNEAEAHKLEANSDVKTASEVKTDRDSDISIVSSQPSPEEDGWDEIEDLGSSDENKDHKTVSHGSHGSADRAELRNRLSVADEEEDLTWDIEDDDETVKA; encoded by the coding sequence ATGAATTTCTTTCAATCCGTCTTCTCCGACGATCCAGAACCTTCTACTCCACAACCGGAACCACAAACTCCTGAAAACCCTAACCCTAGCATCCCATCCATCACTTCCGCATGGACCTTCGGCAACAACCTCATCAAAACCCTAGCCTCCAAATCCGATTCCGTCATCCAAACCTACCGCCGTGACCTCCACGACTTCACCTCCGGCATCAAGCAAGAAACCGCCGTCATACGCGAAGCTGCCGTTAAAGCCGTTAACAACCTACCGTCATCACTCGAAGCCGGCGCCGGCTTCGCTCAGAACTCGCTCGAATCCGTCGGTCAAGCCATCGACGATATCGGAGCCACCGTCACCGATATTATTACTCACGGTAAGGATTCAATTCTAGCCGTTGATTATTCTGATTCTGATAATAATAACATTATTGATGATAGTAAAAGAATTAgtaatagtagtagtagtgtAGATCTAGGGTTTCCGAAGCCTTATAGTAGACTAGATGCACAAATTAGAACGATTCAGAGTGATATGAACACGTATTTGAATGAGCCTGAGGATGTTGTAGAGTTTAATGAGTGGAAGTTAGGGTTTGATGTTGGTGAGAAGGTGCAGGAGATTGATGATGTTATGAAGGAGAATGATGGAGTGGTTGGGGAGATATATAGAGAGATCGTTCCGGCGAGAGTTGACGAGAGTTCGTTTTGGATTCGGTATTTTTATAGGGTGAATAAGGTTAAGAAGGCGGAGGAGGCTAGGGTTAGGCTGGTGAAGCGAGCGATTGCGGGGGAGGATGATGAGGAGTTGAGTTGGGATGTAGATGAAGACGAGTATGAAGAAAACGCGGAAGAAACCGAAAAGGAAACGAAGATATTGGAGAAGAAAGATTATGAGAAAAAAGGTGTTTCTGAGTCAAAAAATGAGGATCAGAATGAAGCAGAAGCTCATAAGTTGGAAGCAAATTCAGATGTGAAAACGGCATCGGAAGTTAAGACGGATAGAGATAGTGATATTTCGATTGTTTCTAGTCAACCGTCACCTGAGGAAGACGGGTGGGATGAAATTGAAGATCTAGGGAGCAGTGATGAGAATAAGGATCATAAAACGGTCTCTCATGGCAGCCATGGAAGCGCTGATAGAGCGGAGTTGCGTAACCGATTGAGTGTTGCGGATGAGGAAGAAGATCTTACTTGGGACATCGAAGATGACGATGAGACTGTTAAAGCGTAA
- the LOC110926489 gene encoding probable serine/threonine-protein kinase At1g54610 gives MGCVFAKQTTSSSAPAATSEIVKRDRDRDRDSGLSVRSGGGEVVVNNTGGGDAAEESGVDQRGEKDRSSRRRRSKPNPRLSNPPKNVLGEQVAAGWPAWLSAVAGEAINGWTPRRADTFEKIDKIGQGTYSNVYKAKDTMTGKIVALKKVRFDNLEPESVKFMAREILILRRLDHPNVVKLEGLVTSRMSCSLYLVFEYMEHDLAGLAASPTIKFTEPQVKCYMHQLLSGLEHCHNRHVLHRDIKGSNLLLDNDGGLKIADFGLASFFDPNHKQPMTSRVVTLWYRPPELLLGATDYGVGIDLWSAGCILAELLAGKPIMPGRTEVEQLHKIFRLCGSPSEEYWKKSKLPHATIFKPQQSYRRCIRETFKDFPPSSLPTIDTLLAIDPAERLTATAALGSEFFTTEPYACDPSSLPKYPPSKEMDAKLRDEEARRLRAAAKSNADGAKKARTRERSARAIAAPEANAELQTNLDRRRLITHANAKSKSEKFPPPHQDGTLGYTLSSSNHMHMDPSFDPPDVPFSSNFSYGKEPIQTWSGPLVEPGPMRKSSKSKTSGRSKEK, from the exons ATGGGCTGTGTGTTTGCTAAACAAACGACGTCGTCTTCTGCACCTGCTGCAACTTCTGAGATCGTCAAGAGAGATAGAGATAGAGATAGAGATAGTGGATTAAGTGTTCGTTCTGGTGGAGGTGAAGTGGTAGTGAATAATACAGGTGGTGGCGATGCGGCGGAGGAATCTGGAGTGGATCAGAGAGGGGAAAAGGATCGGAGTTCGAGAAGGAGGCGGTCGAAACCGAATCCTAGACTCAGTAATCCACCTAAGAATGTTCTGGGTGAACAGGTGGCTGCTGGTTGGCCGGCTTGGTTATCGGCTGTAGCCGGAGAGGCGATTAATGGCTGGACGCCGCGCCGAGCTGATACTTTTGAGAAAATTGATAAG ATTGGACAAGGTACATACAGCAATGTATACAAAGCCAAGGACACAATGACAGGAAAAATCGTCGCATTGAAAAAGGTTCGGTTTGACAATTTGGAACCCGAGAGTGTGAAGTTCATGGCCCGTGAGATTTTAATCTTAAGGCGTCTCGATCATCCAAACGTCGTGAAATTGGAAGGATTAGTGACATCAAGAATGTCGTGTAGTTTGTATCTTGTTTTCGAGTACATGGAGCATGATCTTGCTGGACTTGCTGCTAGTCCTACAATCAAATTTACGGAGCCTCAG GTCAAGTGTTACATGCATCAATTGTTGTCTGGCCTTGAACATTGTCACAACCGCCATGTGTTGCATCGGGATATCAAGGGGTCAAATCTGCTTCTAGATAATGACGGGGGTTTGAAAATTGCTGATTTTGGTTTAGCGTCCTTTTTCGATCCGAATCACAAGCAGCCGATGACTAGCAGGGTGGTCACACTGTGGTATAGACCGCCAGAACTTCTTCTCGGGGCTACTGATTATGGTGTCGGCATTGACCTCTGGAGCGCAGGGTGCATATTAGCGGAGTTACTGGCCGGAAAACCTATCATGCCTGGTCGTACAGAG GTAGAGCAGCTTCACAAGATTTTCAGGTTATGCGGATCTCCATCTGAAGAATATTGGAAAAAGTCAAAGCTTCCACATGCAACGATATTTAAGCCCCAACAGTCGTATAGACGATGCATAAGAGAAACGTTTAAAGATTTTCCACCATCGTCATTACCAACAATTGATACCCTTCTAGCGATTGATCCAGCTGAACGTTTAACCGCAACAGCTGCTTTGGGGAGCGAG TTCTTTACAACGGAACCTTATGCCTGTGATCCTTCGAGTCTTCCGAAATATCCACCTAGCAAGGAAATGGACGCTAAATTACGCGATGAAGAAGCTAGAAG ACTGAGAGCTGCTGCTAAGTCAAATGCTGATGGTGCGAAAAAAGCACGCACACGTGAACGATCTGCTAGGGCAATCGCTGCTCCTGAAGCCAATGCCGAACTGCAAACAAACCTTGAT AGGCGGCGGTTGATCACACACGCAAATGCAAAGAGCAAGAGTGAGAAATTTCCGCCACCTCATCAAGACGGAACACTCGGCTACACATTGAGTTCTTCAAACCACATGCACATGGATCCATCTTTTGATCCACCAGATGTTCCATTCAGTTCAAACTTTTCATATGGTAAAGAACCCATCCAGACTTGGTCCGGCCCGTTGGTGGAACCGGGCCCAATGAGAAAGTCATCAAAGAGCAAGACGTCGGGTCGGTCAAAGGAGAAGTGA
- the LOC118489099 gene encoding splicing factor 3B subunit 4-like, whose product MWPRNEADSYAAPTGFFGSFCNAISSCLGLLCCCWLLRDCFGRERRRPTTPLLAPPPSPADDHLAHLGGPHSPFEPRPPGRMEDRLGGHHSPDGLSNPFGHPGRMDDRLTHLGDPHSPFRATKPPPHPGPVDDRLVNLGGPHSPFGMSDAPAPPDLHRPPIQHGSMVHPGPPHPYGPPGVPEPPRVPGVQPGLL is encoded by the exons ATGTGGCCGAGAAATGAAGCAGACAGTTATGCTGCCCCCACAGGTTTCTTTGGTAGCTTTTGCAACGCAATCTCTTCTTG CCTTGGTTTGTTATGTTGCTGTTGGCTCTTACGAGACTGTTTTGGCCGGGAACGAAGAAGACCAACTACTCCTTTATTGGCTCCACCTCCAAGCCCAGCGGATGATCATCTTGCACATTTAGGAGGTCCCCATAGTCCATTTGAACCACGTCCTCCAGGCCGGATGGAAGATCGTCTTGGAGGTCACCACAGTCCAGATGGGCTGTCTAACCCATTCGGTCATCCTGGTCGGATGGATGATCGCCTTACCCATTTAGGAGACCCGCACAGTCCATTCAGGGCGACTAAGCCACCCCCTCATCCAGGCCCAGTTGATGACCGTCTTGTTAACTTAGGAGGTCCTCACAGTCCATTTGGGATGTCCGATGCACCCGCTCCTCCAGACCTACACAGGCCTCCTATCCAGCATGGTTCTATGGTTCACCCTGGACCTCCCCACCCATATGGACCGCCAGGCGTGCCTGAACCTCCAAGAGTTCCTGGTGTACAACCTGGGCTACTTTAA